One Hyphomicrobiales bacterium genomic window carries:
- a CDS encoding cadherin domain-containing protein has product GNEIRVAEGVTLDHEATPSFDLTVTATDAGIDGDALSTTNDVTITIGDINEGPSEITIGGDQSTAENSAPGTVVATLAASDVDGDALTFTLSGEGSENFSVNDNGEVVIADGVTIDFETTPSFDLTVTASDGTETSTAPLEVTVTNVNEAPTDLVIDGSSVDENVLPGTPVATLSVSDVDAGDSHTFTLSGEGAENFIVAGGQIFVAQDVTLDHEATPSFDLTVTATDAGGLTTTSDVTINVGDINEAPTVNIGTANIVENGGFETGDLTGFTTSDGRVVVRTVLSGDSDHTAQFGNLNQEGGAIEQTIETVVGETYTLTFDYGAIGNQTNAQELSITAEGATTLLDENINAGFDSLTEFSFTFVADSTSTTLTFDDTSDNTSRNDGILDNISVVQEDIDTVAVDEDSASGTVVANLAANDPDDDATTLTLSGTGSENFAIVNDQIVVADGVTLDHETTPSFDLTVTVTDEHGLSTTNDVTINVGDINEGPVAIGESVSVALPEDTFYFTNLNEFGTIDVENGDITVLGDTNGATYADIAVTADGDLFAITFPNPSLVQLDPETGNVLETIATPDLPRFSNALVAGSDGSIFVAVANSDALFTVDPENGTSTLIGNTGVNSGGDFAEVNGELFLATTDQTLVRIEFDQIDDDGNIPTTQIAEDFEFTDDLFAIASNGDGNLYLVDTGNNLYEIDPQTDDVNFIDVIDSSSITIGLAAASESAGFASGNVLDNDSDVDGDTLSIVGVDFEGSAQSVGTEITGDLGTLTLQADGSYTFAVDPSAPSVLALAEGEVSTDTLTYTVSDGNGETATASLTVSVTGRNDGPTAVLTSSNSVVDNAASGTVVANLSASDLDAGDTHSFAIVDADGNVVSDANFEIVDNQIVVRDGADIDFESDALHTLSIRTTDSEGASLIEDITINVGTVINGTNAGEILVGTDGDDFISSGTGVDTLDGGEGSDTYSLNALVGSSTENNTLNDTGTSGTDTVVLEGGGGNTFEIQADFSNETSGIEVIDGSELGGETLRSNGSAVNYDFTDVTLNDVDGIRGDGFNDTIIGSAGDDNIIGNGGDDTLSGGLGNDTLNGGSGDDLFTFNAGDGNDTISGGAGGGWVDTIELGSAPNSTAGDSWTLALTEGSIESQTDNSFTLSDDSAGTITFDDGSSIDFLEIEQIQF; this is encoded by the coding sequence TGGCAATGAGATCCGCGTCGCCGAAGGTGTGACACTCGATCATGAGGCAACACCAAGCTTCGATCTTACAGTGACGGCAACAGATGCCGGTATTGATGGCGATGCTTTATCTACAACAAATGACGTCACCATTACTATTGGTGATATCAATGAAGGCCCATCTGAGATTACCATTGGTGGCGATCAGTCAACAGCAGAGAACTCTGCACCAGGAACTGTGGTCGCAACCTTGGCAGCCTCCGATGTGGACGGCGATGCCCTCACCTTTACGCTTTCTGGCGAAGGTTCTGAGAACTTCTCCGTTAATGACAACGGTGAAGTTGTGATCGCTGACGGTGTGACAATCGACTTTGAGACAACACCAAGCTTTGATCTTACCGTCACAGCCTCTGATGGCACTGAGACATCAACCGCACCGCTTGAAGTAACAGTCACAAACGTCAATGAAGCACCAACTGATCTTGTCATCGATGGTTCCTCAGTTGATGAGAATGTTCTTCCCGGCACGCCCGTTGCCACTTTATCTGTATCTGACGTTGATGCCGGTGATAGCCATACATTCACGCTATCAGGCGAAGGCGCTGAGAACTTTATCGTTGCAGGCGGACAAATCTTTGTTGCACAAGATGTCACCCTTGATCATGAGGCAACACCAAGCTTCGACCTAACAGTGACGGCAACAGATGCTGGTGGCCTTACAACGACATCAGATGTCACCATTAATGTCGGTGACATCAATGAAGCGCCGACAGTTAATATCGGAACAGCAAACATTGTTGAAAATGGCGGCTTTGAAACAGGTGACTTAACTGGTTTTACAACATCTGATGGTCGAGTTGTTGTACGCACTGTTCTGTCTGGCGACAGTGACCACACAGCCCAGTTTGGTAACCTCAACCAAGAAGGCGGCGCCATTGAACAAACCATTGAGACAGTCGTTGGCGAAACCTACACACTCACTTTCGATTATGGAGCCATTGGCAATCAAACCAATGCACAGGAGCTTTCAATCACAGCCGAAGGTGCAACAACACTTTTGGATGAGAATATCAATGCAGGTTTTGATAGTTTAACGGAGTTTAGCTTTACCTTTGTTGCTGACTCAACCTCAACAACACTGACTTTTGATGATACGTCTGACAACACATCGCGCAATGACGGTATTTTGGACAATATTTCCGTTGTGCAAGAAGATATTGACACTGTCGCCGTCGACGAGGATTCTGCATCAGGCACGGTTGTTGCCAATCTTGCTGCAAACGATCCGGATGACGATGCTACCACCCTTACGCTCTCAGGCACTGGCTCTGAGAACTTTGCGATTGTAAACGATCAAATCGTGGTCGCAGACGGCGTCACACTCGATCATGAGACAACACCAAGCTTTGACCTTACCGTTACAGTAACCGATGAACATGGCCTGAGCACAACCAATGATGTCACCATTAATGTTGGTGATATCAATGAAGGGCCCGTCGCTATTGGTGAAAGTGTGAGTGTCGCTCTACCAGAGGACACATTCTATTTCACCAACTTAAACGAATTTGGTACAATTGACGTGGAGAACGGTGACATTACGGTTCTTGGCGACACCAATGGTGCAACCTATGCTGATATTGCGGTCACCGCTGATGGTGACCTGTTCGCCATCACCTTCCCGAACCCTTCTTTGGTGCAGCTTGATCCTGAAACAGGTAATGTGCTTGAAACCATTGCAACACCTGACTTGCCACGTTTCTCTAATGCGCTGGTTGCTGGTTCAGATGGCAGTATATTTGTGGCAGTCGCTAATAGTGACGCGCTATTCACTGTTGATCCTGAGAACGGCACCTCAACACTCATCGGGAACACCGGCGTCAACTCAGGTGGCGATTTTGCCGAAGTTAATGGTGAGCTGTTTCTTGCCACTACAGATCAAACCCTTGTTCGTATTGAATTTGATCAGATTGATGATGATGGCAATATTCCTACAACGCAAATTGCTGAAGATTTTGAATTCACAGATGATCTTTTCGCTATAGCGTCTAATGGTGACGGCAACCTTTATCTCGTCGATACAGGTAATAATCTATACGAAATAGACCCGCAAACTGATGATGTTAATTTTATCGATGTTATCGATAGCTCATCTATTACAATCGGCCTTGCGGCTGCTTCAGAAAGTGCGGGCTTTGCCAGTGGCAATGTACTGGACAATGACAGCGATGTTGACGGCGATACCTTGTCCATTGTCGGGGTTGATTTTGAAGGCTCAGCACAAAGTGTCGGCACAGAAATCACTGGTGATCTTGGAACACTAACGCTTCAGGCTGATGGTTCTTATACTTTTGCAGTCGACCCAAGCGCTCCTAGCGTTCTGGCTTTGGCCGAAGGTGAAGTTAGCACCGATACCCTCACCTATACCGTATCTGATGGTAATGGTGAAACAGCGACAGCCTCTTTGACTGTTTCTGTCACGGGCAGAAACGATGGCCCAACGGCTGTTCTGACCTCTTCCAACAGTGTTGTTGATAATGCTGCTTCTGGAACAGTTGTCGCCAATCTATCTGCCAGCGATCTCGATGCAGGCGATACGCATTCTTTTGCAATAGTTGATGCTGACGGCAATGTTGTTAGTGATGCGAATTTCGAGATTGTGGATAATCAGATTGTGGTCAGAGATGGCGCTGATATCGACTTTGAAAGCGATGCCTTGCACACACTTTCTATTCGCACAACGGATAGTGAAGGCGCAAGCCTCATCGAAGATATTACTATTAATGTTGGCACTGTAATCAACGGTACTAACGCCGGTGAAATCTTGGTGGGTACTGATGGGGATGACTTCATCTCCAGTGGCACCGGTGTTGACACTCTTGATGGCGGAGAAGGGTCCGATACTTATTCGTTGAATGCCCTTGTTGGAAGCTCAACCGAAAATAACACCCTGAATGATACAGGAACCAGCGGTACAGATACTGTTGTCTTAGAAGGCGGTGGTGGTAATACGTTTGAAATTCAGGCCGACTTCTCAAACGAAACCTCAGGTATTGAAGTTATCGATGGTTCAGAACTTGGCGGTGAGACCCTTCGCTCAAATGGTTCTGCAGTCAATTATGACTTTACAGATGTCACACTTAATGATGTCGATGGAATCCGAGGTGATGGATTTAACGATACTATTATTGGCTCAGCAGGAGACGATAATATTATTGGTAATGGTGGTGACGATACGCTTTCCGGTGGCTTGGGCAATGATACGCTCAACGGCGGCAGCGGCGATGACCTCTTCACCTTTAATGCGGGCGACGGCAATGATACGATCTCGGGTGGCGCTGGTGGCGGCTGGGTTGATACAATCGAGCTTGGCAGCGCGCCAAACTCAACAGCTGGAGATTCCTGGACATTAGCACTTACTGAGGGAAGCATTGAATCACAGACCGATAATTCCTTCACATTATCTGATGATTCAGCAGGGACAATTACTTTTGATGATGGTTCATCGATCGACTTCTTAGAAATCGAACAAATACAGTTCTAA
- a CDS encoding glutathione S-transferase, producing the protein MSDQPVLDAHDHPVLYSFRRCPYAMRGRMGVFASGIKVEYREIILRDKPDHMVAISPKATVPVLQLPDGRVIDESLDIMLWALDKNDPDDWLLNDDLLAVMKAEIEEADSTFKRHLDHYKYPNKYPDQDAIENREAGLACLKVWDQRLSKQAHLFADQVRLADVALFPFVRQYANVDREWFDAAPIPNVQRWLAYHLTSDMFAAIMPKRKPWAPNHALTLFPFIENVT; encoded by the coding sequence TTGTCTGATCAACCGGTCCTTGATGCACATGACCACCCAGTGCTTTACTCCTTCCGCCGTTGCCCCTATGCCATGCGCGGGCGTATGGGCGTTTTTGCATCGGGCATTAAGGTCGAATATCGCGAGATTATCCTGCGCGATAAACCGGACCATATGGTTGCGATCTCACCAAAAGCGACGGTGCCTGTTTTACAACTGCCTGATGGCCGTGTGATTGATGAGAGTCTCGATATCATGTTGTGGGCATTGGACAAAAATGATCCCGATGATTGGTTGTTAAACGATGACCTTTTAGCTGTCATGAAAGCTGAGATTGAGGAAGCTGATAGTACTTTTAAGCGTCATCTCGATCATTATAAATATCCAAATAAATACCCAGATCAAGATGCCATAGAAAATCGCGAAGCGGGGCTTGCCTGTCTCAAAGTTTGGGATCAGCGCTTATCAAAACAGGCTCATCTTTTTGCGGATCAAGTGCGGCTTGCAGATGTTGCGCTTTTCCCTTTTGTGCGCCAATACGCCAATGTCGATCGCGAGTGGTTTGATGCGGCCCCCATCCCCAATGTGCAGCGCTGGCTGGCCTATCATCTGACTTCTGATATGTTCGCTGCGATCATGCCAAAACGAAAACCATGGGCGCCAAATCATGCGCTCACTCTATTTCCATTCATAGAGAACGTAACATAA
- a CDS encoding rhodanese-related sulfurtransferase — MDNYVVAALYKFTSLPDFEVHQKPLQSVCDDHDVMGTVLLASEGLNGTIAGSRTGIDAVLHHIRTQIPGCVDLDHKESFATDRPFYRMKVRLKREIVTMGVEGVDPNETVGEYVDPDDWNDVISDPDVVVIDTRNDYEVSIGTFKGALDPETTSFREFPDWVRNNPELAKGKKVAMFCTGGIRCEKASSFMKTEGFDTVYHLKGGILKYLENVPEEESLWDGECFVFDQRVSVGHGLKVGDYDMCHACRHPIDESEKASPHYIPGVSCPRCHDAQSKSQKRRFAERQKQIEIAKKRGEEHLGQKKTGKRAG, encoded by the coding sequence ATGGATAACTATGTCGTCGCCGCTCTTTATAAATTCACGTCCCTGCCGGATTTTGAAGTACATCAAAAACCGCTGCAATCAGTGTGCGATGATCATGACGTTATGGGGACGGTTCTACTCGCATCAGAAGGCCTGAATGGCACGATAGCTGGCTCACGCACAGGCATAGATGCAGTGCTGCATCACATACGTACTCAAATTCCAGGTTGTGTTGATCTTGACCACAAAGAATCTTTTGCCACTGATCGCCCATTTTATCGCATGAAAGTACGCCTCAAGCGTGAAATCGTGACCATGGGTGTCGAGGGCGTTGATCCTAATGAGACAGTGGGCGAATATGTAGACCCTGATGATTGGAATGATGTTATCAGCGATCCTGATGTGGTCGTGATTGATACACGCAATGATTATGAGGTCTCAATCGGCACGTTCAAAGGAGCGCTTGATCCTGAAACGACTTCCTTTCGAGAGTTTCCCGATTGGGTGCGCAATAATCCTGAACTGGCCAAGGGCAAGAAGGTGGCGATGTTTTGCACGGGTGGTATTCGCTGCGAAAAAGCCTCCTCTTTCATGAAGACTGAAGGCTTTGACACCGTTTATCATCTCAAGGGTGGTATTTTGAAATATCTCGAAAATGTGCCGGAAGAAGAAAGCTTGTGGGATGGCGAGTGTTTTGTTTTCGACCAGCGCGTTTCTGTCGGTCATGGCTTAAAGGTTGGCGATTATGATATGTGCCATGCTTGCCGCCATCCAATTGATGAGAGCGAAAAAGCCTCACCTCACTATATTCCCGGCGTTTCATGCCCTAGATGTCACGATGCACAAAGTAAATCCCAAAAGCGTCGTTTTGCTGAGCGCCAAAAACAGATTGAAATTGCAAAAAAACGTGGGGAAGAGCACCTCGGCCAGAAGAAGACGGGCAAAAGGGCAGGGTGA
- a CDS encoding aminotransferase class V-fold PLP-dependent enzyme, giving the protein MNKPISLIDPDGLLEYSVVFTDRSLNHMSQAFQGVMRDIHEILCEAYKADTAVVVPGGGTYGMEAVARQFATDKKCMVIRNGWFSYRWTQIFEAGNIPTSSTVLKARRIADEHQAAFIPAPIEEVIAAIKSEKPAVVFAPHVETSSGMMLPDDYMKAVAEAVHNVGGLFVLDCIASGTVWVDMREIGVDILISAPQKGWSASPSSGLVMMSKRALEVLPTTKSTSFAADLAKWHQIMQAYLSGGHAYHSTMPTDALRGFRDAMLETREQGFDLIKQNQLELGRRVRDLLKEAGFKSVAAEGFEAPGVVVSYTDETDIHNGKKFATNGMQVAAGVPLMCDEPEDYKTFRLGLFGLDKLGNIERTVSRLKDVLGFVL; this is encoded by the coding sequence ATGAACAAGCCAATCTCTCTCATTGATCCAGATGGTTTGCTGGAATATTCGGTCGTTTTTACTGATCGCTCGCTTAATCACATGTCGCAGGCGTTCCAAGGCGTTATGCGTGATATTCATGAGATACTTTGTGAAGCCTATAAGGCGGACACAGCAGTTGTTGTCCCGGGTGGTGGGACCTATGGCATGGAAGCTGTTGCTCGCCAGTTTGCAACAGACAAAAAATGCATGGTCATCCGCAATGGCTGGTTTTCCTATCGCTGGACGCAGATTTTTGAAGCCGGCAATATTCCAACCTCAAGCACCGTGTTAAAGGCGCGCCGGATAGCTGATGAGCATCAAGCTGCTTTCATTCCAGCACCAATTGAAGAAGTGATTGCGGCCATCAAATCTGAAAAGCCTGCCGTGGTTTTTGCGCCTCATGTAGAGACGTCATCAGGCATGATGTTGCCGGATGATTACATGAAAGCCGTGGCTGAAGCCGTGCACAACGTGGGAGGTCTTTTTGTACTTGATTGCATCGCGTCCGGCACTGTTTGGGTTGATATGCGTGAAATTGGTGTCGATATTTTGATTAGCGCACCCCAAAAAGGCTGGAGCGCATCGCCATCAAGCGGTCTTGTTATGATGAGCAAGCGGGCTTTGGAGGTTCTGCCAACCACTAAAAGCACAAGCTTTGCCGCTGATCTGGCTAAATGGCATCAGATCATGCAGGCCTATCTAAGCGGTGGCCATGCCTATCATTCGACAATGCCAACTGATGCTTTGCGCGGGTTTCGTGACGCGATGCTGGAAACAAGAGAACAAGGTTTTGATCTGATCAAGCAAAATCAGCTGGAGCTTGGGCGTCGTGTTCGCGATCTTTTAAAGGAAGCTGGCTTTAAAAGTGTTGCTGCAGAAGGCTTTGAAGCACCAGGTGTTGTGGTCAGCTATACAGATGAGACTGATATTCATAACGGTAAAAAATTTGCAACCAATGGAATGCAGGTCGCGGCAGGCGTTCCTTTGATGTGCGATGAGCCGGAAGATTATAAAACCTTCCGTCTTGGACTCTTCGGTCTCGACAAGCTTGGCAACATTGAACGCACGGTAAGTCGATTGAAAGATGTTCTGGGCTTCGTTCTTTAA
- a CDS encoding PAS domain-containing methyl-accepting chemotaxis protein has translation MFVKNSNSDAKLASLDRSQAIIEFKLDGTIVDANENFLSALGYSKEEVVGKHHRIFVDPEEANHPDYKNFWGDLNSGEFKSAEFRRFTKDGTEIWIQATYNPLLNAKGKPYGVIKFATDITEAKLKAAYNDGQIAAISKSQAVISFDLDGNIQGANNNFLGAVGYEREEIEGQHHRMFVDPSEAASPEYAEFWASLKRGEYKSAEYKRYGKGGKEIWIQASYNPIYDMNGKPFKVVKFATDITDAVIDREKRKKSQEVITAGVAGLMDSISKTSEQASAVTVASENASHNVQSVASGTEQLSASVGEISGQVSMALEISVEAVNQANHTNNIVSGLADAGDKIGEVVELINSIAEKTNLLALNATIEAARAGEAGRGFAVVASEVKTLATQTSNATDEIRTQIASVQTTTQEAVGAIESITATITQINEISTTIASSVEQQAAVTNEISSNMMQASQGVDDINTSISEIADSARTATDATQQVAESSRAIG, from the coding sequence ATGTTTGTCAAAAATAGCAATAGCGACGCAAAATTAGCATCATTAGATAGATCGCAAGCGATCATTGAGTTTAAGCTTGATGGGACAATTGTCGATGCAAATGAGAATTTTCTCTCAGCGCTTGGGTATAGCAAAGAGGAAGTTGTTGGCAAACATCACCGCATCTTTGTAGACCCAGAGGAAGCTAATCATCCAGACTATAAGAACTTTTGGGGTGACTTGAACTCTGGCGAGTTTAAATCCGCCGAATTTCGCCGTTTCACGAAAGACGGTACAGAAATATGGATTCAGGCAACTTATAACCCTCTACTCAATGCTAAGGGCAAGCCATACGGCGTCATAAAATTTGCAACTGATATTACGGAAGCTAAATTAAAAGCGGCCTATAACGACGGGCAGATAGCAGCTATTTCAAAATCACAGGCTGTTATTAGTTTTGATCTTGATGGCAACATTCAAGGTGCAAATAACAACTTTCTCGGTGCGGTCGGTTATGAGCGCGAGGAAATTGAGGGCCAGCATCACCGTATGTTTGTTGACCCCAGTGAAGCTGCATCGCCTGAATATGCCGAATTTTGGGCATCGCTGAAGCGCGGGGAATATAAGTCTGCTGAGTATAAACGCTATGGCAAAGGTGGAAAAGAAATATGGATTCAAGCATCATATAACCCAATTTATGATATGAATGGTAAGCCATTCAAGGTTGTGAAATTTGCAACAGATATCACTGATGCGGTTATTGACCGTGAAAAACGTAAAAAATCACAAGAAGTGATCACTGCTGGCGTTGCGGGTCTCATGGATTCTATATCCAAGACCAGTGAGCAGGCGTCCGCTGTAACAGTCGCCTCTGAAAATGCATCACACAATGTACAATCTGTTGCCTCAGGTACAGAACAATTGTCTGCCTCTGTTGGCGAGATTTCTGGTCAAGTTTCTATGGCTTTGGAAATTTCTGTTGAAGCTGTTAATCAAGCCAATCACACAAATAATATTGTGTCAGGCCTTGCGGATGCTGGCGATAAAATTGGTGAAGTTGTTGAGCTTATTAACTCAATCGCCGAGAAAACAAATCTCTTAGCATTGAATGCGACGATCGAAGCGGCCCGTGCTGGTGAAGCCGGTCGCGGATTTGCCGTTGTTGCTTCTGAGGTGAAGACGCTTGCCACGCAGACGTCGAATGCAACGGATGAAATAAGAACACAGATTGCTTCTGTTCAAACAACAACACAAGAAGCTGTTGGCGCCATTGAATCAATTACAGCAACGATTACGCAGATAAATGAAATTTCAACAACCATTGCAAGTTCTGTCGAGCAGCAGGCGGCAGTGACCAATGAGATTTCTTCGAATATGATGCAGGCATCTCAAGGGGTGGATGACATCAATACCAGCATCAGCGAGATTGCTGATTCTGCGCGTACAGCGACGGATGCAACACAACAAGTGGCAGAATCGTCGCGCGCTATAGGCTAA
- the fabI gene encoding enoyl-ACP reductase FabI, with protein MSGLMTGKRGLIMGVANNHSIAWGIAKALADQGAELAFTYQGEAFGKRVQPLAESVGSNLLIPCDVEDIETVDAVFDRLKDEWGSIDFLVHAIAFSDKDELKGKYAETSRENFSRTMVISCFSFTEIAKRAAEMMPDGGSMVTLTYGGSTRVMPNYNVMGVAKAALESSVRYLAMDYGHDNIRVNAISAGPVRTLAGAGVADARLMYNYQKENSPLGRTVDISEVGGTGLYLLSDLSSGVTGEIHFVDSGYNIVSMPKLSVLKAD; from the coding sequence ATGTCCGGCCTTATGACAGGAAAACGCGGCCTTATTATGGGCGTCGCAAACAATCACTCAATCGCTTGGGGTATTGCAAAAGCGCTCGCTGACCAAGGCGCAGAACTTGCCTTCACGTATCAAGGCGAAGCTTTCGGCAAACGTGTTCAGCCACTTGCGGAAAGTGTTGGCTCTAATCTGCTTATTCCTTGTGATGTTGAAGACATTGAAACGGTTGATGCTGTTTTTGATCGTTTGAAGGATGAATGGGGTTCAATTGATTTTCTGGTCCATGCCATTGCTTTTTCCGACAAGGATGAGCTGAAGGGTAAATACGCGGAAACGTCGCGTGAGAATTTCAGCCGCACCATGGTGATTTCTTGTTTCTCGTTTACTGAAATTGCAAAACGCGCCGCTGAAATGATGCCAGATGGCGGGTCTATGGTCACGCTAACCTATGGTGGCTCCACTCGCGTGATGCCGAATTATAATGTTATGGGTGTGGCGAAGGCGGCGTTAGAATCATCTGTACGCTATCTGGCCATGGACTATGGTCATGATAATATCCGCGTTAACGCGATTTCAGCGGGTCCCGTGCGTACGCTGGCTGGTGCGGGTGTTGCGGATGCACGGCTTATGTATAATTACCAAAAAGAAAATTCACCCCTTGGCAGAACCGTCGATATTTCTGAGGTGGGCGGTACTGGTTTGTACCTATTGTCTGATCTATCATCCGGCGTCACAGGCGAAATCCATTTCGTTGATTCGGGGTATAATATAGTTTCGATGCCAAAACTCAGCGTTTTGAAGGCCGATTGA
- the fabB gene encoding beta-ketoacyl-ACP synthase I, which translates to MKRVVVTGMGIVSSIGNNTQEVLSSLREAKSGLSFAEDFSEHGFRCHVQGAPTLDPFEVLDRRVTRFMGKGSAWNYVAMEQAVQDSGLETSDVSENPRTGIIMGSGGPSTRIVYESALLTEKNGSPKRIGPFAVPKAMSSTASATLATPFKIHGLNYTISSACATSNHCIGNAYEVIQMGKQDIVFAGGSEDLDWTMSNLFDAMGAMTSKHNDTPETASRAYDATRDGFVIAGGAGVLVLEELEHAKARGAKIYAEVVGYGATSDGHDMVAPSGEGAIRCMNMALSTVNESVDYINTHGTSTPVGDKQEIAAIKQVFGDNIPHISATKSLTGHSLGATGVQEAIYSLLMMKNSFVCESAHITELDPEFEGVPIARSRIDDIDINVALSNSFGFGGTNATLVFQKHIS; encoded by the coding sequence ATGAAGCGCGTTGTGGTCACAGGAATGGGGATTGTTTCCTCGATTGGAAATAACACTCAAGAAGTTTTGTCTAGTTTGCGTGAAGCAAAATCGGGACTTTCATTTGCGGAAGATTTTTCTGAGCATGGTTTTCGGTGTCATGTACAAGGCGCACCGACACTTGACCCGTTTGAAGTTTTGGACCGTCGTGTAACCCGTTTTATGGGTAAAGGATCTGCATGGAACTATGTTGCGATGGAACAGGCAGTTCAAGATTCTGGTCTTGAGACGAGCGATGTGAGCGAAAACCCTCGCACGGGTATCATCATGGGGTCTGGCGGGCCATCGACGCGGATCGTTTATGAATCAGCCCTACTCACCGAGAAAAACGGTTCACCAAAACGCATCGGCCCTTTTGCTGTGCCAAAGGCAATGTCCTCGACTGCATCTGCTACCCTTGCAACACCGTTTAAAATTCATGGTTTAAATTACACAATCTCATCGGCCTGCGCGACATCAAACCACTGTATCGGTAATGCTTATGAGGTCATCCAGATGGGCAAACAGGATATTGTTTTTGCTGGTGGCAGCGAAGATCTTGACTGGACAATGTCTAATCTTTTTGACGCCATGGGCGCAATGACATCGAAGCATAACGATACACCTGAAACGGCCTCGCGTGCCTATGATGCAACGCGCGATGGTTTTGTAATTGCTGGTGGTGCTGGTGTGCTGGTTCTTGAAGAACTCGAACATGCCAAAGCACGCGGTGCAAAAATCTATGCCGAGGTTGTTGGCTATGGCGCAACATCTGATGGCCACGATATGGTGGCACCATCAGGTGAGGGCGCTATTCGTTGTATGAATATGGCTTTATCAACCGTCAATGAAAGCGTGGACTATATCAACACACACGGCACATCGACCCCTGTTGGTGACAAGCAGGAGATAGCGGCGATCAAACAAGTGTTTGGTGACAACATTCCGCATATATCCGCAACCAAATCTCTCACCGGCCATTCGCTTGGCGCAACCGGTGTGCAAGAAGCCATTTATTCGCTGCTTATGATGAAAAATTCTTTTGTGTGCGAAAGCGCGCATATCACAGAACTTGACCCAGAGTTTGAAGGCGTTCCAATTGCCCGAAGCCGTATAGACGACATCGACATTAATGTGGCCCTATCCAATTCATTCGGCTTTGGCGGTACCAACGCAACTCTCGTCTTCCAGAAACATATTTCATAA
- the fabA gene encoding 3-hydroxyacyl-[acyl-carrier-protein] dehydratase FabA, which translates to MKERQSSFNYEELLSCGRSELFGEGNAQLPAPPMLMFDRITEVSETGGAYDKGFIRAELDVKPDAWFFPCHFIGNEIMPGCLGLDALWQLTGFYLGWLGEPGYGMALSTGEVKFKGMVTPKTKLVEYGVDFKRVMRGRLVLGIADGWLKADGEQIYAAKDLKVGLSKEKAG; encoded by the coding sequence ATGAAAGAGCGTCAATCTAGCTTTAATTATGAGGAATTGCTCTCATGTGGTCGTAGCGAGTTATTCGGTGAAGGAAATGCGCAGTTGCCCGCACCACCTATGCTGATGTTTGATCGCATAACAGAAGTCTCTGAGACTGGTGGCGCATATGATAAAGGCTTTATTCGCGCTGAACTCGACGTAAAGCCTGATGCATGGTTTTTCCCATGCCATTTTATAGGCAATGAAATTATGCCAGGGTGTCTTGGTCTTGACGCATTATGGCAGTTAACTGGGTTTTACCTTGGTTGGTTGGGTGAACCTGGATACGGCATGGCTCTATCTACTGGAGAAGTAAAATTCAAAGGTATGGTTACACCGAAAACGAAGCTAGTTGAATATGGCGTAGACTTTAAGCGCGTCATGCGTGGCCGTCTTGTTCTTGGCATCGCGGATGGCTGGTTGAAAGCAGATGGCGAGCAAATTTACGCCGCAAAAGATTTAAAAGTAGGATTATCAAAAGAGAAAGCTGGTTAA